Sequence from the Panicum virgatum strain AP13 chromosome 5N, P.virgatum_v5, whole genome shotgun sequence genome:
gattaagatatctcAATTGCTACTGCATATTGGCCACACAAGATACCTTGGAGGCAAACTTCGAAGactggagtcggttattttctacacctaaccagcaggccgatcctaccttccagacacctgtggccaccggacgtccaggtagagacgtagggcctccagacCGACACACATAccctacagaccacgtccaTGCACAAtgtaaaagaggtcgacatggccggggtggttaagaggtgcttctagttgtttctgtatttttgttatgaaCATGttgtcatgttatacttatttcgttcttaTGCATCACATATTTCGTTCTcagttgcgtatgtgtatgaattgctaagttatacttttcatattcatctattttactaatggtttttatttctatccaaaatatctaaaaccacatctaatACCGTACTGCCGCACTGACGTTCAAGGTTTAACTTGAGAGGAGAGgactgccgcccccctgccgggcggctgccgggcggctgcctggcctaccgccccgccaccgggcggcgggtaccggcctctcggcggcggcctcccccaggggccaaaatgcaattaaaataaattttatttacattcaggtccctaccgcccggcagcaaggcggcagggggccggccgccccgcagccgggcggtaggggtacaaaattgtaaattatgaaaccgaaaatatatttctgtaaaaaacgattttgaaaaatataaaaaataaaaataacgcGGAGCCACCTGCACAAGCGAAGTTCAGGAGTGCCACCAGTTTCAGACTTCAGAGAGGAAAGCTTTTCTTTGCGCAGCTGGCTACGTCCATGGAGCCATAAGCCGTGGATTGCACGAGCAAGGAGCCCAGGGTGGCTCACTAGCTTGCGTGCCGGCCATGGACCTGTTGCCTCCAGCTGGAGCAGCGAAAGGCCGGCGGCCATTCATGGCGTCCCTCCGGGCTCCGGTCACTTCATGTGCGTGCTGAGCACCTGCCACATGGGGATCCTGATTCCTGAACTCGCACCCCTGCCAAGTGCCAAGGCTGCGTGCGACGTTCAGTCGCTCACGGCCCAGCCTGGCGCGCACAACACCCACAGTTTCTTCAATAGTACTTGCACCTACTGGCTACTGTTAAACTCTGCAATTGGGATTCTGAAGTCTGAACCCTGCTCACCGACTGCTGTTAGAATAAGGTTTGGAGATTGAGAGGCAGGTTCAGTGGATCGACCACCTGAAAACACACGCAATCCTTTTAAACCTCGAAGTTACTAGTAGTGATTAAACTTACCAGACGAGCTAGCTTGAATCGCAGCATGAACTATACCTAAAGGGACTGAAATTTAATGTAGCTGCTTCACCCCTCAAAATATAAAAGTAGCTACGCACAAATCGAGAAAATATAAAAGTAGCTGCTTCAGCTTGCCAGTGCTTCAGATAAAATTTAAAACAGCATACTTGCATGCCGGTTATCatactaatttttttaaaaaaagtacgCTTAAAACCCACGTATGAAAAGTGGAAAACTACTTGGTCAATTAAAGAAGATCACACTCGAATTAAATTGAACAAGTGGTTGCTCTTTCAAGTATTTAATTTTCAGAAGCAAGCAGAAAAGGTGTCTGGTTTATTCCGAATCAAATCAGGTATGCCCTAGAAGCAACGTCGGAGGTGACAGCTCCAACAGGAGCCAAACAAACAGTTGCCGACATGAGGACAAAGTTGACGACGAGGGGGgcgggccatggcccatggacGTGGCCTACATGTCTTGTTAGGAGCAACTCCCAGCACTAAGCCGCGCCGTGATTTGGACCAGGGACCCAACTAGCGACCTAGGACCTCTATCTTATGAGGTGTGTTTAAGTTGCATTTGATCTCTGGAGTACCTTGCAAGCAAGACTCCATTGTCAGTCTCCTCGGCACTTAAGCCACTCAATCCCATTCATTCCCCCTTCTTTTACAACACGTTccactcatatatatatatatatatatatatatatatatatatatatatatatatatatatatatatatatatatatatatatatatttcatatGGAGAGATCATGCCAATGATCGATTGATGGGGTAGATTGTAGATGCTGCCCTGCAATTTGGTTACTTTTACTGCAGTTTCTGAAGCAGTTAAGAAACAGCGGTAAAATGTTAAATCACCCCGGGCATTTTTTTTACTACTAATCTCCTTTGTTGaccacttttttctttttatgttCCGAAATTAATATTTTCAAAATGTTGACAGTTAATCCTTTCAATGCTTTCTGGTTGTTGATGGTAACTTCATTGACAAAATTCTGCTATTCGAATGACAGTTGTAAGTGAATCATCATGATGCTCCAGAGGATTCATCCTCAAGCAAGTGAGAGCAATGACAGAGACATCAAGTTGCCAGATGACTGGCTGCTATAGGATACTGTAGCGTAAGTTAGTTACAGATAAGCTTCCGATTTTAACCAACAACCAGCACGATCATGACAGCATCATTGCCCACGTTAAAACCCGACTGAACCTTTGCAAAATTGAATCGTTGTCATAATTATTAATTGTCAATAAACAtgtctttttttctgaatttcgtAGTTGAGCGTGATGCACAATAACAGCTGAACAGGGACTGTTAGATGAAGGCAAGCACATCTGTCTGACTGGCAGTTAATTTTAATCTAAAGTTCAGAGTCCCGACTGGTCTTCATCAACCAAGCAAAATATTACGAAAAGAAATCCAGGTAAGTATCCAGTATCTACTCAGACCAGTGATAGTGAAACATACCTTACCTGCTACTATAACCTATCATAACTTCTTGTAGACTCCCAGTCCCAGAATATATAGGATATTCTTTCAAGTTTCAACCAATCAGGTTGCAGCTTTCCAGGCCTGTGTACAACTGCACAAGCCATGTTGTACAATTACAAGTATACATCACACATGGCACTTGGCAGGGGTCCCAAGTCCTAACCATACATGTTTGAAGTACTACAAAGGCAAGAAGGCAAGGCAAGGAAAAACAAAACAGTGTCCCTCAAGTCCTCCCTGCAGTCGCAGCGATGTGCATGCTGCCTTTTGAGTCTTGGCAATCAAGCAAGGTTGGTCGGGTGTCATCGAGTGGGAAAGTGGGCACTCCCATCCACCACCAATCCGCAAAGAGATCTATAAGACGGGCCTCTCGCGGCCTGCAGAGAGTTCCGAGGAAAAGGGAGATGGCGAGGTGCGGTCCGCCGATGCCTCATGCCTGAATGAATTGAACAACTGAAGGCTTGATcgagaatgaatgcagagatGTCGTGAGCTCGTGAAGATTTCAGGGAGCATTAGGGAATTATATTGTTGGGAGGGCTGCGTTGCAACTCTGTTGAAGTGCAAGTTAGACTGTGGACAAGTTCTGCAACACAAGGTATGCACCTGTGTCTCACACACTTCTCCAACTTTTCAGTTCTGATCATAAGATGGTCCTTCCTTGCATAGGCAAACCATTCTGTGATTTCTGCACATTAcagaatttttcataagtaTTGAGTTCAATCATGAGATTAAACAAACAGAACTGGGCCACATCATTCTTTCATACAAAAACTTAACCTTCTGCAGAATCTAATTAAAGTGGAAAATGCCTGTGGCTGTTATCAGTTGAAATtctacaagaaaatcttgaaaGGAGTTGTTATAAGTTTCCTGTGTTTCAAGTCATCTCTAGAACTTTAGTTAAAGGTTCACAAGAGAGTGAGCCAGGCATGTAAAATTCTACAGCTAGCGCTTTACTTTCTACATCTTCAGACAAAAGCCTTTCTGATTCAACACAgccagagtttttttttaaaaaaaaaggacaaAAAACAACACCTCATCATAGCAAAGCATCTTTTTCAGTCTTGCCGTTGTTGATGGAATTacacaggactttggaagggaGAAATGTTAAAGGTTTTTAGCAAGGAGAAATGTTAAGGAGATGGGCAAGAAAGGAAGCTGGTTTACTgcactcaagaaggccttcaccTCCAGCCCCAAGGAGAAGCCAACAAATGTAAGTTGGTACTCAAAACTCTTCATTATATTAATGCTTTTAGCGATTGTTTAGGTTGTATTACTACATAGTGTTTGCGTAAATTTCAACTAACTTccataaaaaaatcaaactaaCAAAGATTAAATGCACAATAGAGTATTACTGTGGGGGGTAGTGATGTGCTGACAGGTGAGATCGATCAATGGCGTGCAGGTGCATCAGCTGGTAGCGCAGTACCCGCCGCCGCACGGGCACGCGAGGGAGAAGAAGCGATGGGGCGGCTTCGGGCGGTCGCGGCCCTACGCAGAgccggcgtcgccggcggcgggcgcgctgATCAACATCCCGCTGTACCGCGAGCCGAGCAGCATCGAGAAGATCCTCGGCGACGAGGAGATGGATCAGCAGCGCCAGTACTACGCCGCCACCAGGGCGCAGTACCAGATCACGCCCGCCagacccaccgccgccgccgtcgccgttagCGCTGCTTCAGCTGCCGCGCCGCTGCCACAGCCGGTGGCAACAGCGCGtgagcgcgtgcgcgagcgcaGCAGAGACGACAAGCCGGCCGCCGTGGTGCTCCCGCTGCCCccgccatccccgccgccgctgatcAGGAGGTTCGACCATGACagagagcagcagcagaagctgcAGCAGCTCCAGCAGCACAGCAGGGCCGAGACGGAGTGGCGCCAGCAGCCGCCgaggcggcaccgcgcggcgaggcagcgcaccgcgccgccggaccgcgcgcgcgccgcggccgtggcGATCCAGTCCGCGTTCCGGGGCTACATGGCAAGTCCATTCTACCGCTCAGCTTCCTGCtcgcgcgcgtcgccgccgtcggtgTGTGACGTCGAGTCTAATTTGTGATGGCGGTGGCTGCAGGCGCGGCGGAACTACCAGTCGCTGCGCGGGCTGATCCGGCTGCAGGGCGTGATGCGGGGCGCCAGCGTGCGGCGGCAGACGGCGCACGCGATGCGGTGCATGCAGACGCTGGTCCGCGTGCAGGCGCAGGTGCGCGCCAGCCGCGTCGAGGCCATGGAGCGGCGCAACCGGCAGCACCACGGCGCCATGCTCAGGGACGGCGGCAGGTGGCGCGCCGGCTCACAGGTGAGCGAGGGTCCTCCGTTCCAGCCGTTCATTTTGCTTCTCTTGGCGCACGGCCAGGTGACACGAAGCCCTCCGGCCGGGCATCGCAGGACGGCGGCATCTGGGACGACAGCCGGCTGACGCGGCAGGAGGCGGACGCGCGGACGAAGCGGAAGGTGGAGGCCGTGATCAAGCGCGAGAGAGCCCTCGCCTACGCCTACTCGCATCAGGTACGGCGTAGCCCACTCTCATCTCATCCCATTCCCAGCCATGGAAAAGCCACCCGCGAGCTTGGTCGGCCACCTAAAAGCAAAACAATGGTGCGCCGTCGCTGTTCGGCGGGTGTCGCCGTGTCGGAGTTGAGATTATCGCTCCGTTTTGTCATGCCGCGCGCACTGACCGAGACTGACTCGCTGTTCGTTTGTTGCTCTGTCGTCTCggtgtcggcggcggcagctgctgAAGGCGACGCCGATGGCGGCCCACGCGATCCTGTCGGACCTGCAGTCGGGCCGGAGCCCCTGGTGGTGGACGCCCATCGAGCGCCGCCACGAGCCGGAGGCGGCCTACCGCTCCGTCGAGGCCGCCAGCAAACCCCGCCCGGCTCTAACCACCGCCCACCGCGAGATGATGACGCCGATGgcgatgacggcggcggcgacaccggCCCGGTCGGCGGTCTCGGCCTACTCCAAGCCACGGTCCACGAGGCCCGCGCCCGCCAAGGGGGCGGGGAGCATGAGCATCCGCGACGACGAGAGCCTGACGAGCTGCCCGGCGTTCGGTGGCGTGCCCAACTACATGACGCCGACGCTGTCGGCCTCCGCcaaggcgcgggcgcgggcgcagcttctcctccagcagcggcagcagcagcagaaggcgGCCCAGGAGAAGCCCAGGTTCTCGTTCGGGCTGGGCCAGAGCATCGGGAGCTGGGCCAAGAGCCCGTTCTGGAAGGCGCCGTCGTCGAGGGTgggcacgccggcggcgtcggtggccggcgggcgcCACCGGCCGACGCGGTCGATCAGCGGCCTGAGCGTCGACTCCACCGCGTCCATGCCGGCCGGGATCGGCAGGAGGCCCTTCAAGTAGATACGTGTCCAACCGTGGGTtgcattcttcttcttcctcctcctcctccagcttctCTCGGACTTGGGATTTGTACGTGATTGGTGGTGTGGTTTGGTGTGGGTTTCCAATGCGTTTGGTGGCTCGCTGGCTCCTTTGTCTCGAGCCCTTCATGTGTTTTGAGGGGCCAGTGAGCTGTGGCATGTAAAAACTCGGCGACTCCACCGAACAATCGTTTCCACGCGTCGAGTTCGTTCGTGCGTTGCTTTGTCAGTGAGCCCTTCATGTTCTTTCTCCTAGGCTTTCTACAGAAAAATTCTTACAAAACATTTTTGCCACCTTTTTTTCCCCAAAAAAGGTGTA
This genomic interval carries:
- the LOC120674029 gene encoding protein IQ-DOMAIN 14-like, whose product is MGKKGSWFTALKKAFTSSPKEKPTNVHQLVAQYPPPHGHAREKKRWGGFGRSRPYAEPASPAAGALINIPLYREPSSIEKILGDEEMDQQRQYYAATRAQYQITPARPTAAAVAVSAASAAAPLPQPVATARERVRERSRDDKPAAVVLPLPPPSPPPLIRRFDHDREQQQKLQQLQQHSRAETEWRQQPPRRHRAARQRTAPPDRARAAAVAIQSAFRGYMARRNYQSLRGLIRLQGVMRGASVRRQTAHAMRCMQTLVRVQAQVRASRVEAMERRNRQHHGAMLRDGGRWRAGSQDGGIWDDSRLTRQEADARTKRKVEAVIKRERALAYAYSHQLLKATPMAAHAILSDLQSGRSPWWWTPIERRHEPEAAYRSVEAASKPRPALTTAHREMMTPMAMTAAATPARSAVSAYSKPRSTRPAPAKGAGSMSIRDDESLTSCPAFGGVPNYMTPTLSASAKARARAQLLLQQRQQQQKAAQEKPRFSFGLGQSIGSWAKSPFWKAPSSRVGTPAASVAGGRHRPTRSISGLSVDSTASMPAGIGRRPFK